A single genomic interval of Halobacillus halophilus DSM 2266 harbors:
- the msrA gene encoding peptide-methionine (S)-S-oxide reductase MsrA: MKRKKWLIIAGVLVIIGIFAIPEAYAYLTKRNYESEAITQEQVPEGYQVATFAGGCFWCMEPPFEKLKGIQEVVSGYTGGDTKNPSYKEVSSGGTGHVEAVQVYYDPEVISYEQLLQVFWRQINPTDDEGQFVDRGFQYTTGIFYHNEEQKQAAMESKQQQAESGRFESEIVTPVQQAEEFYRAEEYHQDYYKKNKVRYDFYRGNSGRDDYLEDTWGSDRELDLPKK; the protein is encoded by the coding sequence ATGAAGCGGAAAAAATGGTTGATTATAGCCGGCGTGCTCGTGATCATTGGGATTTTTGCGATTCCAGAAGCTTATGCCTATTTGACGAAAAGAAATTATGAAAGTGAAGCTATAACGCAGGAGCAGGTTCCAGAAGGCTATCAGGTTGCTACCTTTGCAGGGGGCTGTTTCTGGTGCATGGAACCGCCTTTTGAAAAATTGAAAGGCATTCAGGAGGTTGTCTCAGGTTACACGGGTGGCGATACCAAAAACCCTTCTTATAAAGAGGTTTCCTCCGGTGGAACCGGCCATGTGGAAGCCGTACAGGTCTACTATGACCCGGAAGTGATTTCGTACGAACAGCTCTTACAAGTATTTTGGCGTCAGATTAATCCGACCGATGATGAAGGGCAATTCGTTGATCGCGGGTTTCAATACACGACAGGGATCTTTTATCATAATGAAGAACAGAAACAAGCAGCCATGGAATCCAAACAGCAGCAGGCGGAATCCGGTCGTTTCGAAAGTGAAATTGTGACCCCTGTGCAGCAGGCTGAAGAATTTTACCGGGCTGAAGAATATCACCAGGATTATTATAAGAAAAATAAGGTTCGATATGATTTTTACCGTGGTAACTCTGGCCGTGATGATTATCTGGAGGATACATGGGGAAGCGATAGGGAACTAGATTTACCGAAGAAATGA
- a CDS encoding DUF3006 family protein, which produces MNNYKLDRFEGAYAILIQEDAHNNEISVLKERLIAFAKPGDFIKIDFDNIGNLKHVEIISKVDKMEKA; this is translated from the coding sequence GTGAACAACTACAAATTGGATCGCTTTGAAGGGGCTTATGCCATTCTGATTCAAGAGGATGCTCATAATAATGAAATATCTGTATTAAAGGAGCGTTTAATTGCGTTCGCCAAACCCGGAGATTTTATTAAGATCGATTTTGACAATATTGGGAACTTAAAGCACGTGGAAATTATATCTAAAGTAGATAAAATGGAAAAGGCATAA
- a CDS encoding STAS domain-containing protein — protein MLLRNAMDLLDEGVLILNKEFKVTYVNPAYVQMFQLEEERVVGEHIHDIYPNLPQSKRVITHTIEREKDITVESMEFHWRGKEMMLQFKTKRFIHEGEWYVLSRIIDITEQFQTEKHLIHMIEEMTANVVTIAKGYALLPLQPILREEQRLILLEKVPVQCQEQNVTRLVIQFSGISEIDQEWTVLLRDLMHSLKLLGIEVVLAGMRPKVVRQFTENNIMLNDVRTFMNISQATKYFLETGLKANF, from the coding sequence GTGCTCTTGCGAAATGCTATGGATCTTTTAGATGAAGGTGTATTGATTCTAAACAAAGAATTCAAAGTGACGTACGTTAATCCTGCCTATGTTCAAATGTTTCAATTAGAAGAAGAAAGGGTTGTCGGAGAGCACATTCACGATATTTATCCCAATTTACCTCAGTCCAAACGTGTGATTACCCATACGATTGAAAGAGAAAAAGATATCACAGTAGAGTCTATGGAATTTCATTGGCGCGGGAAAGAGATGATGCTCCAATTTAAGACGAAGCGTTTTATCCATGAGGGCGAATGGTACGTGTTAAGCCGTATTATAGATATTACAGAACAATTCCAGACAGAAAAGCATCTCATACATATGATTGAGGAGATGACGGCGAATGTGGTCACAATCGCCAAGGGCTATGCGCTGTTACCTTTGCAGCCGATTTTAAGAGAAGAGCAGCGTTTGATTCTGCTGGAAAAAGTCCCTGTACAATGCCAGGAACAAAACGTAACCCGCCTGGTAATCCAGTTTTCCGGCATCTCAGAAATTGACCAGGAATGGACGGTGCTGCTTAGAGATTTAATGCATAGCTTGAAATTACTGGGAATTGAAGTGGTTCTGGCAGGGATGCGTCCTAAAGTGGTTAGACAGTTCACAGAAAATAACATTATGCTGAATGATGTTCGCACCTTTATGAACATAAGCCAGGCGACTAAATATTTTTTAGAAACCGGTTTAAAAGCAAACTTTTAA
- a CDS encoding oxidoreductase: MKEQHQPLFESKTINDRTFANRYVVAPMTRVSAENNGMPNDTMKKYYERYAKGGFGTVITEGVYPDERFSQGYPNQPGLANEAQRDAWKPIVKSVQEHGALFIAQIMHAGAQSQENPYAEHNIGPSQVAPKNDKLSFYGGEGPFPEPKRMSHDDIQTAVESFGRSAELAKEAGFDGVEIHGANGYLIDQFLTDYFNRREDEFGGDTKNRLRFALEVIKEVRKKVGKDFIVGIRISQGKASDADHRWALGESDADTIFSTLGSESLDYIHVTDDDAEKPGFGQGSMSMAEAAKKHSNIPVIANGKLADPEKAVYMLNNGHADFVSLGTSALQNPDAPKRIKQEKALEEFDFGSIMLPQAHIKDHELNKHIIV; encoded by the coding sequence ATGAAGGAACAACATCAACCATTGTTTGAAAGTAAAACCATAAATGACCGTACGTTTGCCAACCGCTATGTTGTAGCACCGATGACCCGTGTAAGTGCCGAGAATAATGGAATGCCAAATGATACGATGAAAAAATATTATGAACGCTATGCTAAAGGCGGGTTCGGGACCGTCATTACGGAAGGAGTCTATCCTGATGAACGATTTTCACAAGGATATCCTAATCAGCCCGGCCTCGCAAATGAAGCTCAGCGCGATGCTTGGAAGCCAATTGTGAAAAGTGTTCAGGAACATGGAGCGCTTTTCATTGCGCAAATTATGCATGCAGGCGCACAATCGCAGGAAAATCCATATGCTGAACACAATATCGGTCCCTCCCAAGTAGCCCCGAAGAATGATAAGCTATCTTTCTATGGAGGAGAAGGTCCTTTTCCTGAGCCGAAGAGAATGAGTCACGACGATATACAAACAGCTGTGGAATCCTTCGGCCGCTCTGCTGAACTTGCTAAAGAAGCTGGTTTCGATGGTGTAGAAATTCATGGAGCAAACGGCTATTTAATAGATCAGTTTCTAACTGATTATTTCAACCGTAGAGAAGATGAATTCGGCGGCGATACCAAAAACCGACTTCGTTTTGCTCTTGAGGTTATTAAAGAAGTTCGGAAAAAAGTCGGAAAGGACTTTATCGTAGGAATTCGCATCTCTCAAGGGAAAGCCTCCGATGCCGATCATCGATGGGCGCTTGGAGAATCGGACGCCGATACTATTTTCAGCACCCTTGGAAGCGAATCTCTCGATTATATCCATGTTACAGATGACGATGCTGAGAAACCTGGATTCGGTCAGGGCTCTATGTCCATGGCTGAAGCAGCTAAGAAACACAGTAATATTCCGGTCATCGCAAACGGTAAATTAGCTGATCCGGAAAAAGCCGTTTATATGCTGAACAACGGACATGCCGATTTTGTGAGTTTAGGTACCAGCGCGCTTCAAAATCCTGATGCCCCGAAGCGAATTAAACAGGAGAAAGCTCTGGAAGAATTTGATTTCGGTTCAATTATGCTCCCACAGGCTCACATTAAAGACCATGAATTAAACAAGCATATTATCGTATAA
- a CDS encoding ATP-dependent helicase, with protein MEELLAELNESQQEAVVSTEGFIRVIAGAGSGKTRALTHRYALIVNELGVDPSNILSVTFTNKAAHEMRRRVKKLIGGEQDTGFITTYHGFCVRVLREDIHRLFYPKNFIILDVEDQKILLREIFEDMDLKMNDKTFKRLLDKIGILKANTHYVQQMILRGEMPSVEAAGDMDGQIIQRYLKKQKRVYGLDFDDLLNFVFVLFDQYQEVLEKWQDRLFYIQVDEFQDSSLKQFELVKKLSANHGNLFAVGDPDQTIYEWRGADPKYMVDFEKYFPDTQTIFLKQNYRSTPEILSLGNALIQNNYFRVDKDMETSNPSGVKVVHYHGKNEVDEAKWVVNRIKEIVEARQANYSDIAILYRANYLSRSIEQELISANIEYTIFGGFKFFDRLEIKDALAHLRMTAAADDLSFSRIVNVPKRQIGKKRMQFLRERAEAENLSLYETLKKYKDHERFKSTGAHSFIEAIEYLKNRKDELKVSELLQEALQKTGYEAYRREDGDQERLDNLTELLHSIFQYEQTLGEDINLEEYLQMISLYTDNERDDQLDSVKLMTIHTAKGLEFPYVFVVGMTESVLPNVRALRERKERALEEERRLAYVAVTRAERELYLTESEGFQNGGQKKYPSRFIFEVEDDLYERIGELDEALIEEAKEYIRATHHSKEKAPAVFFEKGARVKHPVFGEGEIVDIDEKKNTYRVFFDNLKAPRPISRNFKKLEKLEES; from the coding sequence ATGGAAGAACTTCTTGCAGAATTAAATGAATCCCAACAGGAAGCTGTCGTTTCCACTGAAGGATTTATCCGGGTCATTGCCGGAGCAGGCTCAGGAAAAACGCGTGCCCTGACCCATCGTTACGCACTTATTGTAAATGAACTCGGGGTAGATCCTTCCAATATACTTTCGGTCACATTCACAAATAAGGCTGCTCATGAAATGAGGCGACGTGTGAAGAAGCTGATCGGCGGGGAGCAGGATACTGGGTTTATTACCACATATCACGGATTTTGTGTTCGTGTACTTCGAGAGGATATCCACCGATTGTTTTATCCTAAGAATTTTATCATTTTAGATGTGGAAGACCAGAAAATTCTGCTGAGAGAAATTTTTGAAGATATGGATTTAAAAATGAACGATAAAACCTTTAAGCGGCTGCTAGATAAGATAGGAATTCTCAAGGCAAACACTCATTACGTTCAGCAAATGATTTTGCGAGGGGAGATGCCTTCTGTGGAAGCGGCTGGAGATATGGACGGTCAAATTATCCAGCGCTATTTAAAGAAACAAAAGCGTGTGTATGGCCTTGATTTTGATGATCTTCTTAATTTTGTGTTTGTCCTTTTTGACCAGTATCAGGAAGTACTGGAGAAATGGCAGGATCGTCTTTTCTATATTCAAGTGGATGAGTTTCAGGACAGCAGCCTGAAGCAATTTGAGTTAGTGAAAAAGCTTTCGGCCAATCATGGAAACCTCTTTGCAGTGGGGGATCCTGATCAGACCATCTATGAGTGGAGGGGGGCTGATCCTAAGTACATGGTTGATTTTGAAAAGTATTTTCCTGACACACAGACGATCTTTTTAAAGCAGAATTACCGTTCTACCCCGGAGATTCTTTCCCTTGGAAATGCCCTTATCCAGAATAACTATTTCCGTGTGGATAAGGATATGGAAACTAGCAATCCATCTGGTGTGAAAGTCGTTCATTATCACGGAAAGAATGAAGTGGATGAGGCGAAGTGGGTGGTGAACCGGATCAAGGAGATTGTGGAAGCCCGGCAGGCAAACTATAGTGACATTGCGATACTATACCGGGCGAACTATCTGTCGCGTTCCATTGAACAGGAACTTATCAGTGCTAACATTGAGTACACAATTTTTGGGGGCTTTAAATTCTTTGATCGACTGGAAATAAAAGATGCCCTGGCTCACTTACGTATGACTGCTGCGGCAGATGACCTGTCATTTTCCAGAATTGTAAATGTTCCCAAGCGGCAGATTGGTAAAAAGCGAATGCAGTTTCTTCGTGAACGAGCTGAAGCAGAGAATCTATCTTTGTATGAAACTTTAAAAAAATATAAAGATCACGAACGGTTCAAATCAACAGGTGCTCATTCATTTATCGAAGCTATTGAATATTTAAAGAATCGAAAAGATGAGTTGAAAGTTTCTGAATTACTTCAGGAAGCACTGCAGAAAACAGGTTACGAAGCGTACCGGCGGGAAGATGGAGACCAGGAGCGCCTGGATAACCTGACTGAATTACTTCATTCTATCTTTCAATATGAGCAGACACTAGGGGAAGATATTAATCTGGAAGAATATCTTCAGATGATTTCGTTGTACACCGATAATGAACGTGACGATCAACTAGATTCTGTTAAGCTGATGACCATTCATACGGCTAAAGGGCTTGAGTTTCCTTATGTATTTGTAGTAGGGATGACAGAAAGCGTGCTGCCAAATGTGCGTGCGCTCAGAGAAAGAAAAGAGCGGGCGCTTGAAGAGGAGCGGCGGCTGGCTTATGTGGCGGTGACCCGTGCTGAACGAGAGCTTTACTTAACTGAATCTGAAGGGTTTCAAAATGGTGGCCAGAAGAAATATCCGTCCCGTTTCATTTTTGAAGTGGAAGATGATCTCTATGAAAGAATCGGAGAATTAGATGAAGCCCTCATTGAAGAAGCGAAAGAATATATACGAGCGACCCATCACAGTAAGGAAAAGGCTCCTGCAGTCTTTTTTGAAAAGGGCGCCCGGGTGAAACACCCTGTATTCGGAGAAGGTGAGATTGTGGATATAGATGAAAAGAAAAATACTTACCGAGTGTTCTTTGATAATCTGAAAGCACCGAGACCGATCAGCAGGAATTTCAAGAAACTCGAGAAACTAGAAGAATCCTAA
- a CDS encoding mechanosensitive ion channel family protein translates to MKNLSGNELWMNSFVVFAVVLISVIVVRGILIGTLKKWSSNKEERSRIFYMMQSIINWIALYGVVIYTLFHFRSAQWMFSALFTIGSEPVSVFLLIIAVLIISLTNRISKLFRGYVFPGVYKRYELDRGVQFTFDKAFHYLIMVLAIIISLSTVGFELSALTVFAGVIGVGIGFGMQNIASNFISGIILLFERPIKVGDRVIVDEIIGDVQRINMRATVIKTLDNEHIIVPNSYFLEEHVINRSYSDKVMRLVMPVGVAYGSDVPLVKKLLLQVAEDEAGVSPTVRQSPEPFINFKEFGDSSLNFELFVWISDPQHVIRIRSNLNFRIDAIFRENGVEIPFPQRDLHVRSVDEKIIEKWKS, encoded by the coding sequence GTGAAGAATCTATCTGGCAATGAACTTTGGATGAATTCATTTGTAGTATTTGCGGTTGTACTGATTTCGGTAATTGTGGTGAGAGGTATTCTTATTGGCACTTTGAAGAAATGGAGCTCTAATAAAGAGGAACGATCGAGAATTTTTTATATGATGCAAAGCATTATTAATTGGATTGCCTTATATGGAGTTGTCATCTATACTCTTTTTCATTTTCGAAGTGCCCAGTGGATGTTCAGTGCTCTATTTACGATTGGTTCAGAACCAGTATCTGTGTTCTTACTGATTATAGCTGTACTGATTATTTCTCTTACAAATCGCATATCCAAGCTTTTTCGCGGATATGTGTTTCCGGGAGTGTATAAGCGGTATGAACTGGATCGCGGCGTACAGTTTACGTTCGACAAAGCGTTTCATTATTTAATCATGGTACTGGCTATTATAATCAGTTTATCTACGGTAGGGTTCGAGTTGAGCGCTCTTACGGTTTTTGCTGGAGTCATAGGAGTCGGGATTGGTTTCGGGATGCAGAATATTGCCTCTAATTTCATTTCCGGAATTATTCTTTTATTTGAAAGGCCGATAAAAGTAGGTGACCGGGTCATTGTGGACGAAATTATTGGTGACGTACAGCGTATAAATATGAGAGCAACCGTTATTAAAACCTTGGATAATGAACATATTATTGTTCCCAATTCGTATTTTCTGGAAGAGCATGTGATTAATCGATCGTATAGCGATAAAGTAATGAGGTTAGTTATGCCGGTGGGGGTCGCTTATGGGAGTGATGTGCCTTTAGTGAAAAAACTTTTGCTGCAGGTAGCGGAAGATGAAGCAGGGGTTTCACCAACCGTTCGCCAGAGCCCGGAGCCCTTTATTAATTTTAAAGAGTTTGGAGATTCCTCTTTAAATTTCGAGCTGTTTGTATGGATCTCGGATCCTCAGCATGTGATACGAATCCGCAGCAATTTAAACTTCAGGATTGATGCAATCTTCAGAGAAAACGGTGTAGAAATTCCATTCCCACAGAGAGATCTGCATGTGAGGAGTGTAGATGAGAAGATTATAGAGAAATGGAAAAGTTAA
- a CDS encoding putative periplasmic lipoprotein yields the protein MKKTLTFLAVLIFLAGCSSADLALSDLKANYPSSFAEPIETLPESKQERVGLPDELPFEVKAVEASVEEKKVTVRYQSTKTHDLTVTTLFDPTGEMAETDLQIPLNSGSVAGVREEEKQVFVEWYNSDEDVIYQIDYRAVDKEKQTQQAMDIANSMN from the coding sequence ATGAAAAAAACTCTTACATTTCTTGCTGTTCTAATTTTTTTAGCCGGATGTTCATCTGCCGACTTAGCCTTAAGCGACTTAAAAGCCAATTATCCTAGTTCATTTGCAGAACCAATTGAAACTCTTCCGGAAAGTAAACAGGAACGGGTCGGTCTTCCGGATGAGCTTCCTTTTGAGGTGAAAGCTGTGGAAGCTTCTGTCGAGGAAAAAAAAGTAACGGTTCGTTATCAGTCTACAAAAACTCATGATTTAACCGTCACCACCTTATTTGATCCGACTGGAGAGATGGCGGAAACAGACTTGCAGATTCCATTAAATTCTGGTTCCGTGGCCGGAGTACGGGAAGAGGAAAAACAAGTTTTTGTCGAATGGTACAATAGTGATGAGGATGTCATTTACCAAATCGATTACAGAGCCGTGGATAAAGAAAAGCAGACTCAGCAAGCCATGGATATCGCAAATTCCATGAATTAA
- a CDS encoding GNAT family N-acetyltransferase → MTVQIRSFLEKDFHDIQQLNEKEGWNGLIERNEETCCSWLNSEPALVAEEDGEVVGYLRGLTDGAVTLYICEILIKESHRNQGISEQLVRTAHECYPSTRVEMLATTSSHEYYENRGYRSFYGFRKSPEEMKNARS, encoded by the coding sequence ATGACCGTTCAAATACGATCGTTTTTAGAAAAGGACTTTCACGACATCCAGCAATTAAATGAGAAAGAGGGATGGAACGGACTGATTGAAAGAAATGAAGAAACGTGTTGTTCCTGGTTGAATTCAGAGCCTGCTCTTGTAGCTGAAGAAGATGGGGAAGTAGTCGGCTATCTGCGCGGACTTACAGATGGAGCTGTGACGCTTTATATTTGTGAGATTCTGATTAAGGAAAGTCACCGTAATCAGGGGATTAGTGAGCAGCTAGTCCGGACCGCTCATGAATGTTACCCGAGTACGCGAGTAGAGATGCTTGCTACCACTTCTTCCCACGAATATTATGAAAATCGCGGATATCGTTCGTTTTATGGTTTTAGAAAATCACCAGAAGAAATGAAAAACGCTCGGAGCTGA
- a CDS encoding DUF6241 domain-containing protein, translated as MIGYTLFITLLVVGAGGWVVQKYIFTPGEDKEVGSPEDLREAEEVITGAVSEEELDRYEEAGKNPFGKDTPADELTDYHYKEYIHGMSHQKVEASKKWGFYEIHPERITWLLEGLDQTDVEHKQLYKDILVKWKEEDFSTIDEDHNAIWNLQNGTIGKATGILSPTEEKEYIEGKK; from the coding sequence ATGATCGGGTACACTTTATTCATAACCCTTCTGGTCGTAGGTGCTGGAGGATGGGTTGTACAAAAATATATTTTCACACCAGGTGAGGATAAGGAAGTCGGCTCCCCAGAAGATCTGCGCGAAGCGGAAGAAGTGATTACAGGGGCTGTGTCAGAGGAAGAACTAGACCGTTATGAAGAAGCAGGTAAAAATCCATTTGGAAAGGATACGCCTGCAGACGAGTTGACGGATTATCATTATAAAGAGTACATACATGGAATGTCTCATCAAAAAGTAGAAGCTTCTAAAAAGTGGGGGTTCTATGAAATCCATCCCGAGCGAATAACCTGGCTGCTTGAAGGTCTTGACCAGACAGACGTAGAACATAAGCAGCTGTACAAGGATATTCTGGTTAAATGGAAGGAAGAGGACTTCTCCACCATAGATGAGGATCACAATGCTATTTGGAATTTACAGAATGGCACGATTGGAAAAGCCACCGGAATCCTCTCTCCGACTGAAGAGAAAGAATATATAGAGGGCAAAAAGTAA
- a CDS encoding SDR family NAD(P)-dependent oxidoreductase, with the protein MKPTALITGASGGIGYEFARLFAKSGYNLIVVARSEDKLMQLKEELGEHPVTIIPHDLSEPGAAEVLYSKVKELGLTVEVLVNNAGFGLNGQFDELPLLDQQKMLQVNVNTLTELTHLFLQDIKKAPLPDIPKGVINVASTAAFQPGPKMAVYYASKAYVLSFSEALVEELRGTGITVSTLCPGATDTNFFKTAKAEHTKLVKSTMSPVDVAKAGFLGFVKGKRVIVPGAANQSMAYASKFVPRSTAAKLAHYMDQ; encoded by the coding sequence ATGAAACCAACCGCTCTAATTACGGGAGCTTCAGGTGGAATCGGCTACGAATTTGCCCGCCTGTTTGCTAAATCAGGCTATAATCTTATTGTTGTCGCCCGATCTGAAGATAAACTAATGCAGCTGAAAGAAGAATTAGGTGAACATCCCGTCACGATCATTCCTCATGACCTATCTGAACCTGGCGCCGCTGAAGTTCTCTATAGTAAAGTGAAAGAACTCGGGCTTACAGTGGAAGTGCTTGTGAATAATGCAGGTTTTGGATTAAACGGTCAGTTTGATGAACTTCCCCTTCTCGACCAACAGAAAATGCTTCAAGTCAACGTAAACACCCTTACAGAATTAACTCATTTATTCTTACAGGATATTAAAAAAGCACCTCTACCTGATATACCCAAAGGGGTCATCAATGTCGCAAGCACCGCCGCTTTCCAGCCGGGGCCTAAGATGGCTGTGTACTATGCCTCAAAGGCTTACGTCCTATCATTCTCTGAAGCATTAGTCGAAGAACTCCGCGGAACAGGTATTACCGTGTCCACCCTTTGCCCTGGAGCAACCGATACAAACTTCTTCAAAACGGCTAAAGCCGAGCACACAAAACTGGTAAAAAGCACGATGTCTCCTGTAGATGTAGCGAAAGCCGGCTTTCTCGGTTTCGTGAAAGGAAAAAGAGTGATCGTTCCAGGAGCAGCCAACCAGTCCATGGCCTACGCTTCTAAATTCGTCCCTCGTTCCACTGCAGCTAAACTGGCTCACTATATGGACCAATAG
- a CDS encoding ABC transporter permease has product MQWLTVFNKELLESWRNFKWIWVPLLFILLAITDPLTTYYLPQILEATGGLPEGATFEMPEPPPSEVFMMSVSQLNLIGVLIIALITMGTISGERKSGVAELILVKPIAYHSYVTAKWAAYALLIWVSIFTGLLASWYYVNLLFGEVSASSLLRMVFFYGLWMTLILTISIFMNTLSKTAGLVLFFTITLVIALNLLSSIFAHVVEWSPALISSHLRNALISGELSSALWGSAGTAVLFIILLLAGAAHTLKHKEIS; this is encoded by the coding sequence ATGCAGTGGCTGACCGTATTCAATAAAGAACTGTTGGAGTCATGGAGAAATTTTAAATGGATCTGGGTCCCTCTTCTTTTCATTTTGCTTGCCATTACGGATCCACTCACCACTTATTATCTACCTCAAATTCTGGAGGCAACGGGTGGTCTTCCCGAGGGTGCCACTTTTGAAATGCCGGAACCTCCCCCTTCCGAAGTTTTCATGATGAGCGTTTCTCAGCTGAATCTTATTGGAGTGCTGATTATCGCTTTAATTACGATGGGGACCATTTCCGGCGAACGTAAAAGCGGCGTTGCCGAACTAATTCTGGTAAAACCGATTGCTTATCACTCGTACGTTACGGCTAAGTGGGCCGCCTACGCCTTACTCATCTGGGTATCCATTTTTACTGGTCTATTGGCCAGCTGGTATTATGTGAATTTACTCTTCGGTGAAGTATCAGCAAGTAGCCTCTTGCGAATGGTTTTCTTTTACGGCTTATGGATGACACTCATTCTTACCATCAGCATTTTTATGAATACATTAAGTAAAACAGCCGGTCTTGTCTTATTCTTTACGATAACGCTCGTGATTGCCTTGAATCTTCTTAGCAGTATTTTTGCTCATGTGGTGGAATGGAGCCCGGCTCTAATCAGTTCGCACCTTAGAAATGCCTTAATCTCAGGAGAGTTATCAAGCGCCCTGTGGGGAAGCGCCGGAACAGCTGTCCTATTTATCATTCTCCTGCTCGCAGGCGCAGCCCATACCCTGAAACACAAAGAGATCTCCTGA
- a CDS encoding ABC transporter ATP-binding protein, producing MITVQNLSKVYQSNRAVDDISFTLSSGKCIALLGPNGAGKTTALRMMAGLISPTSGTVELLGEHFGDIRRHIGYLPQHPHFHSWMTGREFLIYAGKLAHLSKKEAASRADQLLTRVGIFEVRNRRISKYSGGMKQRLGIAQALIHKPELLMLDEPVSALDPIGRRDVLNLMEELKKEATILYSTHILNDAEETSDEILLMHEGKIVESGSLSSLKARHQVDKISLQFEDNPESYRQKLDPLDVVTRTEIIKETLDVYVTDQARARENILNLALQEHWPLLQFEMGRITLEDLFMKVVQSYAVADRIQ from the coding sequence GTGATTACGGTACAAAATCTATCCAAAGTCTATCAGAGTAACCGGGCGGTTGATGATATTTCTTTTACATTATCATCCGGGAAGTGTATTGCCCTTCTTGGACCAAACGGAGCCGGAAAAACAACTGCTCTTCGAATGATGGCTGGATTAATCTCCCCTACAAGCGGCACAGTGGAACTTTTAGGGGAGCACTTCGGTGATATTCGCCGTCATATCGGCTATCTCCCTCAACATCCTCATTTCCACTCATGGATGACAGGCAGAGAATTTCTTATCTACGCCGGTAAGCTGGCTCACCTATCTAAGAAAGAAGCCGCTTCCCGTGCGGACCAGCTGCTCACCAGAGTTGGAATCTTTGAAGTAAGGAATAGAAGGATTTCCAAGTATTCCGGGGGAATGAAGCAACGTCTTGGTATAGCGCAGGCACTGATTCATAAGCCTGAGCTGTTGATGCTTGATGAACCCGTTTCCGCGTTAGATCCGATTGGACGGCGTGATGTACTTAATTTAATGGAAGAATTGAAAAAGGAAGCAACCATCCTTTATTCCACCCACATCTTAAACGATGCTGAAGAAACAAGTGATGAAATTCTTCTTATGCATGAAGGGAAAATTGTGGAGTCAGGCTCACTTTCTTCGTTAAAAGCCAGGCATCAAGTTGATAAAATTTCTCTTCAATTTGAAGACAATCCCGAATCTTACAGGCAGAAACTGGACCCTTTAGACGTGGTTACTCGTACGGAAATAATAAAAGAAACGCTCGACGTGTACGTTACAGATCAGGCGCGGGCACGAGAAAACATACTGAATCTGGCATTGCAGGAACACTGGCCGCTTCTTCAGTTTGAAATGGGAAGAATAACACTTGAAGATCTGTTTATGAAGGTGGTGCAAAGTTATGCAGTGGCTGACCGTATTCAATAA
- a CDS encoding PLD nuclease N-terminal domain-containing protein translates to MFMMQNAIQFLQENLAIIAPLIVIQIILMIAALISLIRTEETNGPKWVWALVIVLFNTLGPIVYFIFGRRFDA, encoded by the coding sequence ATGTTCATGATGCAGAATGCTATCCAGTTTTTACAGGAAAATCTAGCTATCATTGCTCCTCTTATCGTCATACAAATCATTCTTATGATTGCTGCCTTAATCAGTTTAATTCGCACAGAAGAAACAAACGGACCGAAATGGGTGTGGGCGTTGGTAATTGTCCTTTTCAACACACTAGGTCCTATCGTTTACTTTATTTTCGGCAGGAGGTTTGACGCGTGA
- a CDS encoding YbjQ family protein, producing MIIVTTDFIPGYEIKELKGFVRGSTVQSKHIGRDIMAGLKNLVGGEITDYTNMMDQARQQAIGRMIEHGESKGADAVIAVRLETSSISSSASEIMAYGTAVTLNPSPSN from the coding sequence GTGATTATCGTGACTACTGACTTTATTCCAGGTTATGAGATTAAAGAGTTAAAAGGATTTGTAAGAGGCAGCACGGTTCAGTCTAAACATATTGGCCGTGATATCATGGCTGGATTAAAAAACCTGGTCGGAGGAGAGATTACGGACTATACCAATATGATGGATCAGGCTCGCCAGCAGGCTATCGGACGGATGATAGAGCACGGAGAGTCGAAAGGTGCAGACGCCGTTATAGCCGTACGGTTAGAGACTTCCAGCATATCAAGTTCCGCTTCCGAGATCATGGCCTATGGAACAGCGGTCACACTAAACCCGTCTCCTAGCAACTAA